The genomic region ACGCCTGCCTCGACCGGCTATGCCGACGGTGTCTCGAGCTCGTACGGGGCGCCCAACGTGTTCGGCGGCGGGCTCGGCACGCAGGACCTGAACGCGCTGCGCCAGCGCCTGCCCGTGCCCGACAGCGACGGCGACGGCATCGCCGACGACGGCGACTTCTCGGGCGTGGCCGGCGATGCGCCGTGCACCAGTGGAGTCACTTCCAGCTGCGACGACAACTGCCCCTTCACCGCCAACCCGACCCAGTCCGACACGGGCAGCCTGAACGCGCTGGGCGCGAACGGCCACGGCGACGCCTGCGAATGCGGCGACGCCGACGACAACGGCCGGGTGACTCCGTCCGACGCGACCGAGGTGCGCCGCTTCCTGGCCGGCATCACCGCGGCGGTGGCGGCGCCGGCGAAGTGCTCGATGGCCTCACCGCCCGGCTGCAACGTCCGCACGGTCACGGGCATCCGGCGCGCGACCACCCCGCTGCTGCCCGGCGTGGCGCAGACCTGCGCCGCCGCGCTCCCGCCGCCGGACCCGAGCGCGGTCTTGTACGACCCGAACCACGTGCTGAACGTGGTCGTCACCATGTCACCCAGTGACTTCGATGCGCTGCGCTTCGAGTCGCGCGACGTCTACGGAACCCTGGGTCCCGGCTGCTACGACGGCCCGCACCCCAGCCCCTTCACCGAGTTCCCCGCCACGGTCTCGATCGACGGCGAGACCTTCAGCAACGTCGCGATCAAGAAGAAGGGCTTCTACGGCTCGGCCGACCAGGCCAAGCCGTCGCTGAAGATCGACACCGACCAGTACGTGGGCGGCCAGACCATCCACGGCGTCGAGAACTTCACCTTCAACAACGCGCGCCAGGACCCGGCGCTGGTCAAGACGTGTCTCGCGTACGGCCTGTTCGCCGCCGCCGGCCTGCCGTCTTCGCGCTGCAACTTCGCGCGAGTCACCGTGAACGGCCAGTATCTGGGTGTGTACGTGAACGTCGAGGAGATCGAGCAGCCGTATCTCGCGCGCTACTTCCCGAACACCAGCGGCAACGTCTACGAGGGCACGTTGTCCGACTTCCGCCCGACCTTCCAGAACACCTTCGAGAAGAAGACCAACGAGTCCGATCCCAACCAGGCGGACATCGCCGCGATCACCAACGCCCTCACGCTGCCCGACGACCAGCTCCTGGCCGCGCTCGAGCCACTGGTCGACCTGGACCACTTCTACACCTATTGGGCGCTCGAGGGCATCGTGGGTCACTGGGACGGCTACCAGTCGAACCGCAACAACTTCTGGATGTATTTCGATCCGGGCAACGGCGGCCGCCTGCGCTTCCTGCCCTGGGGCGTCGACGAGGTCTTCGACGGCGGGAATCCGTTCGTGAGCACCGCGGCCGGACAGGCCCCCGTGGTGTTCCCGCGCGCGATGCTGGCGCGCCGGCTCTATCTCCATCCGACCTCGCGCGCGGCCTTCATCGCGCGCGTGCAGCAGCTCATGAACACGGTCTGGAACGAGGCGAGCCTGCAGTCCGAGGTGAACCGCATGGAGGCGCTGATCGAGCCGTACTCCGGGCAGCTCGACCCGTATCTCACTCCGCTGCGCACCTGGATCACGCAGCGCCGCAGCAACGTGACCAGCGAGATCGGCGGCGGCGGCCCTGCCTGGACCACGCCGCTCGACCCCGCGGCCTGTCTCCAGATCAAGGGCAACGCGGCCGCCAGCTTCAACGTGCCGTACGGAGGCTCCGGCTCGGGCACGATGACCCTCAGCCTGAACGGCGCCAACGTGCCGTTCCTGGGCGCGCAGAGTCAGATCGATGCGAGCGCCCTCGGCACGCTCCGGGTCAGCGCGCTGCAGACCAACTTCACCACCGCACAGTCGGTGCTGGTGTCGCTCAACCCCGCGCTGTTCGCGCCGCAGACCTTGCCGTTGGGCGGCGCGCTCGTGCCGTTCGCCGAGACCACGGTCTCGGGCACCGTGACCAACATCCGGCTCCTGGTGAACGGCTCGATCACCTTCACGCAGGCGGCGTCCACGCCCAACGCGCCGGTCGTCGGCACGCTGACCGGCGACGTCGCGGAGTTCGTGCCGCTGCCCTGACTCAGCCGCTCACGACGTCGAGCCGGGCGAGGCCGCGCAAGATCGGGTTCGGGCGGTGAGTCACCGGCCCGCCCCCGAGCGCCAGCCGCGGAAAGGCCTCGAACAGCGCGCGGAACGCGATCTCGCCCTCGAGCCGCGCCAGCGGCGCGCCCAGGCAGAAGTGCGCGCCGAAGCCGAACGACAGGTGGTGGTTGTCCTTGCGCGCGACGTCGAAGCGGTCGGGCTCGGGGAAGGCTTCGGGGTCGCGGTTGGCGGCGCCGATGCACGGCACCACGAGGGCGCCCTTCGCGATCGGCACGCCGCCGTACTCCACGTCTTCGAGGGCCGTGCGGCCGGTCGCCTGCACGGGGCTGTCGAAGCGCAGCATCTGCTCGATGCCGCTGCGCAACAGCTCGGGCTCCGCGCGCAGGCGCGCGAGCTCGCCGGGGTGCTGCAAGAGCGCCAGCGCCCCGTTCCCGATCAGGTTGGTGGTCGTCTCGTGACCCGCGAGCAGGAGCAGGATGGCGGTCGACACGAGCTCCACGTCGCTGAGCGCGTCGCGGTCCTCCTGCGCGGTCACGAGCGCCGAGATCAGGTCGTCGCGTGACTCGCGTCGGCGCGCGGCCACGATCTCGTTCAGATACTCGCGCAGCGCGTCGAAGGCGGCCGCGGACTTGTCGGGCCCGGCGCCCGCCGCGACCGCGCTCGCCGCGCCCACGATGTCGGCCGCCCAGACTCGGAAGCGCGGATGGTCACTCGCCGGCACGCCCAGGAGCTCGGCGATCACGATCGCCGGCAGCGGCGCCGCCAGCTCACCGATCAGCTCGAGCTTCTGCGCGCGCGCGGGCCCGGCCAGGAGCTCCTTCGCGATCACCTCGATGCGCGGCCGCAGCGCCGCCACGCGCCGCGGAGTGAACGCCTTGTTCACCAGCCCCCGCATGCGCGTGTGATCGGGCGCGTCCATCATCAGCATGCTGCGCACCAGGTTGCCGTCACTCGCGAGCTGCGCGGGCAGGCGGTTCAGGTTGAGCCGGATCGCGTCGGACTTGCGGCGGTCCGCCGAGAGCCGGCCGTCTCGCAGCGCGGGCTGCACGTCGCGGTGGCGGGTCAGCAGGAACACTCCCGCGCCCACGTCGACGGGCACGGGCACCTGGAACACGGGGTTCGAGCCGCGCAGCATCGCGTAGAGCGGATACGGGTTCGCAAGCAGGCCGGGGTTGAAGAAGGCGGCGGCGGAGGTCGCGGGGGCGCTCATCGGATGTCCTCCCTGGGGATTTACAATGACTGACTATTCAGTCATTATATCGCCGATGCCCCGCGTTGCAAAGGCCCGGCAGGCGGAACACGAGGAGGCGAGGCGCGCGCAGATCCTCGAGGCCGCCCTGCGCGTGTTCGTTCGGGACGGCTTCCACAGCGCCCCGGTCGACGCGATCGCCCGCGAGGCGGGGATCGCCAAGGGCACGATCTATCTGTACTTCCCGACCAAGGAGGCGGTGCTCCAAGCGGCGATCGAACGCTTCTCGCTCCTGCCGGTGATCGAGGAGTCGCTGGGCAAGCTCGTCGAGATACCTCCGCAGCAGGCGATCCCCGCGCTCGTGGCCCTGCTGTGGCAGCGGCTCAAGGAGCGCGCGCCCGTGTTCCGGATGATGCTCGGCCTGGGCGGCATGCTGCAGCCCGGGAACGCGCGCCTCTTCCTGGAACGGGTCGTCCTGCCCGGGAACCGCATGCTCGCCGAGTATCTCGACCACTGTGTCGCGCGCGGCGCGCTGCGGCCGATCGACACCTTCGTGGCTGCGCGCTCGCTGCTCGGGAGCCTGCTCACCTTCGTGCTGAGTCAGGAGGTGCTGGGCGGCGCGGAGCTGCGGCCGATCGACGACGCCGCGATCGTCGAGACCGTGAGCGACGTGTTCCTGCGCGGCGCGCTGCCA from Myxococcota bacterium harbors:
- a CDS encoding CotH kinase family protein, with product MQVSAHAQHGLKTLVLTAISLFLSASGADAAQMILNEYNAVGPSNWLNGGNATSDSEGGAAADVTLGRVLGNGGDWFELVVVADHLDLRGYRIDVCDNATCNVQLVFTNSALWSDLRAGTLITVAMDQPEDASYDPGAGDWWIALRAGPAGSGLYVSQTPFTVSNSNFQIVVRDAANAVVFGPAGEGIVAGVGVSSTEVFKLEQPPSALTTPASTGYADGVSSSYGAPNVFGGGLGTQDLNALRQRLPVPDSDGDGIADDGDFSGVAGDAPCTSGVTSSCDDNCPFTANPTQSDTGSLNALGANGHGDACECGDADDNGRVTPSDATEVRRFLAGITAAVAAPAKCSMASPPGCNVRTVTGIRRATTPLLPGVAQTCAAALPPPDPSAVLYDPNHVLNVVVTMSPSDFDALRFESRDVYGTLGPGCYDGPHPSPFTEFPATVSIDGETFSNVAIKKKGFYGSADQAKPSLKIDTDQYVGGQTIHGVENFTFNNARQDPALVKTCLAYGLFAAAGLPSSRCNFARVTVNGQYLGVYVNVEEIEQPYLARYFPNTSGNVYEGTLSDFRPTFQNTFEKKTNESDPNQADIAAITNALTLPDDQLLAALEPLVDLDHFYTYWALEGIVGHWDGYQSNRNNFWMYFDPGNGGRLRFLPWGVDEVFDGGNPFVSTAAGQAPVVFPRAMLARRLYLHPTSRAAFIARVQQLMNTVWNEASLQSEVNRMEALIEPYSGQLDPYLTPLRTWITQRRSNVTSEIGGGGPAWTTPLDPAACLQIKGNAAASFNVPYGGSGSGTMTLSLNGANVPFLGAQSQIDASALGTLRVSALQTNFTTAQSVLVSLNPALFAPQTLPLGGALVPFAETTVSGTVTNIRLLVNGSITFTQAASTPNAPVVGTLTGDVAEFVPLP
- a CDS encoding cytochrome P450, which produces MSAPATSAAAFFNPGLLANPYPLYAMLRGSNPVFQVPVPVDVGAGVFLLTRHRDVQPALRDGRLSADRRKSDAIRLNLNRLPAQLASDGNLVRSMLMMDAPDHTRMRGLVNKAFTPRRVAALRPRIEVIAKELLAGPARAQKLELIGELAAPLPAIVIAELLGVPASDHPRFRVWAADIVGAASAVAAGAGPDKSAAAFDALREYLNEIVAARRRESRDDLISALVTAQEDRDALSDVELVSTAILLLLAGHETTTNLIGNGALALLQHPGELARLRAEPELLRSGIEQMLRFDSPVQATGRTALEDVEYGGVPIAKGALVVPCIGAANRDPEAFPEPDRFDVARKDNHHLSFGFGAHFCLGAPLARLEGEIAFRALFEAFPRLALGGGPVTHRPNPILRGLARLDVVSG
- a CDS encoding TetR/AcrR family transcriptional regulator, which encodes MPRVAKARQAEHEEARRAQILEAALRVFVRDGFHSAPVDAIAREAGIAKGTIYLYFPTKEAVLQAAIERFSLLPVIEESLGKLVEIPPQQAIPALVALLWQRLKERAPVFRMMLGLGGMLQPGNARLFLERVVLPGNRMLAEYLDHCVARGALRPIDTFVAARSLLGSLLTFVLSQEVLGGAELRPIDDAAIVETVSDVFLRGALPGRDV